The window ATTTGAAGATGCAAATGATGGTATTTTTCTGATGGATGGAATGACGATCATTGACTGTAATCGACGAGTCTCTGAAATGGTTGGTTATGATAAAGACGAAATCATTGGTAAAACACCATTGTCTTTTTCCCCCGAATATCAGCCGGATGGCGTATTATCAAAAGAAAAGGCTGAAGAGAAAATCACCGAGACTATCGAAGGGGCATCCCAGAAATTTGAATGGACGCATGAAAAGAAAAGCGGGGATATCGTTAAGACGGAGGTAAGCCTGAATGCTATTTCGTTAGATGAGAATATTTTTATCCAGGCTATTCTAAGAGATTTAACACAGCGTAAAAAAGTACAAGCAGAGTTAGAAGACGAGAGACAGCGTCTTGAGCGTGCTCAGAGCCTGGCTCGAATCGGTTGGTGGAGCTACGAGGCCGAGGAAAATAAGGTAATATGGTCGGATGCGCTATTTGATATCCTGGATGTAGATAAAAAAGACTTTGGGAATACCTTTGAAGCTTTTTATGAGTTAGTGCATCCGGACGACCGGTCAACGTTCGAAGATGTGATGAGCCAGGCCGGTAAAACCGAAGAGCCCCTCGATTATATGCTTCGAATTGGGAAACCCGGAGATGAAGATATCCTTTATGCAAAATGCCGGGCCGAGAGCAGGTTTGACAGTGAAGGAAATATGATACGCATGTCAGGGGTCTTGCAGGATGTAACCGAACAGCAGAAAGCACAGCAGGAGTTAAAGCGTCGTGAACGATTATTTACAAGCCTGTTTGAAGATTCTCCCGTTGCAATTGTGATGATTGATACTGACGGGAAAGTGCAACAGCTTAATAAGAGTTTCGAAGACTTATTTGGTTACTCAGAGGAGCAACTCCGTGGGGAGGATCTGCTTAAGCATCAATTGCCCGAAGAACGACATGACGAGATTGATAAAATTTATGGAAACGTATTTTCGGCTGAAGGCAGCTCAAAGTATTATGAAGATACGCGGGTAACTAAAGCGGGGGAAGCGAAACATCTTCTTGTGGGAGCATTGCCGGTTAAAATTAATGGGGAGGCTATTGGGGCATTTGGTATCTATACTGATATTACCAAGCTGCGAAGGACAGAGAGTAATCTAAAAAAGTCACTTAAAGAAAAGGAAATACTGTTGTCAGAAATTCATCACCGGGTGAAAAATAACCTGGCTATTATTTCGGGGTTATTGCTTCTTGAAGCAATGAACTGGGATGAGGATACGGCTGTACACGAGGTGCTGATGCAGAGCAAGTTGCGTATTCATTCCATGGCAAAAATCCACGAAAAGCTTTATAAATCTGAGGATTTTGCCAATTTAAACCTGGAAAATTATGTAGAAGAG of the Fodinibius sp. Rm-B-1B1-1 genome contains:
- a CDS encoding PAS domain S-box protein — translated: MLIEISYQRNTSGFIGFKKVNVDGSSVNTGVIMDIPTLFFEDHPSPMFIFDTDTLEILEVNKSAAKKYGFSRDEFRQLTIEDIRPPEDIPMLHKKLKEQGNKSRTYDIGTLRHRTKEGEILYVQIATQVFPMDERNAKIVHIHDISETIRLKKEIEESYRDQRQHIENNPLGMVKYDNNFRILEWSQRAEEKTGYTKDEMLGASLVEKDLFAEGENEEIKRRLEKLSSGKKSKDRFETAIDLKDGSKMDVLIHASALRSKKGTLKSVLAFIENISDRKEYERELIRREKKYHRLFEDANDGIFLMDGMTIIDCNRRVSEMVGYDKDEIIGKTPLSFSPEYQPDGVLSKEKAEEKITETIEGASQKFEWTHEKKSGDIVKTEVSLNAISLDENIFIQAILRDLTQRKKVQAELEDERQRLERAQSLARIGWWSYEAEENKVIWSDALFDILDVDKKDFGNTFEAFYELVHPDDRSTFEDVMSQAGKTEEPLDYMLRIGKPGDEDILYAKCRAESRFDSEGNMIRMSGVLQDVTEQQKAQQELKRRERLFTSLFEDSPVAIVMIDTDGKVQQLNKSFEDLFGYSEEQLRGEDLLKHQLPEERHDEIDKIYGNVFSAEGSSKYYEDTRVTKAGEAKHLLVGALPVKINGEAIGAFGIYTDITKLRRTESNLKKSLKEKEILLSEIHHRVKNNLAIISGLLLLEAMNWDEDTAVHEVLMQSKLRIHSMAKIHEKLYKSEDFANLNLENYVEELVETISTNMNGDGKDVEINIDCDEIYLNINQALPSALIINELVTNSFKYAFHEGEDNKLEVKFKQQGENINILVADNGSGLPKDFEVMAEHSLGYQLVNQLVKQLDAEINVKTAENEGVCYEIVFERAEKSGSASSYFV